In the genome of Salinigranum halophilum, the window TCGGTCACTCGCCGTGGAGACCGGACGAGCACGACCGCGACCGGAGACAGTCATCTCTTTCCGCTCGCGTCCAGAACCGACAGTGAGATGCGGTGGCTCCAGAGCGGACTCCGGCGCGACATCTGTGTCATCGTCGCCGGACTCGACGACCCGACGGGACAGCAGGCGAAGGCGGCGCTCGAACGGCACTACGACGACCGGGTCCAGCCGAAGACGTTCCACGGCGCGCTCGAGGCGCTCGTGAGCGACGGGTTCCTCACGCGGCGGCAGGACGGCCTCGCCGACCGGTACGCGCTCACCGACGCCGGGGCGGAGCGGTTGTGTGCCCACCACGAGTGGGTCGCGTCGAACCTCGGTGGGCGACACGACGCGGACGCGCGTGGCGCTGACTCACACGGGAGCGACGGGAAAGAAAACCGTTAAAGGTCGCTGGAGGGTCCACACAGACATGGCCGGAACTATCGAAGTGCTCGTTCCCGGCGGGGAGGCCAACCCTGGCCCGCCGCTCGGACCCGAGCTCGGACCGACGCCTGTCAACGTCCAGGACGTCGTGAGCGAGATCAACGACCAGACCGCCGCGTTCGATGGGATGGAGGTCCCCGTCACCGTCGAGTACGACGACGACGGCTCGTTCACCATCGAGGTCGGCGTCCCGCCGACCGCCGCGCTCATCAAGGACGAGGCCGGATTCGACACGGGCTCTGGCGAACCTCAGAAGGAGTTCGTCGCCGATCTCTCCGTCGAACAGGTCCAGAAAATCGCGAAGCAGAAGCAGTCCGACCTGCTCTCGTACGATCTGAAGAACGCCGCGAAGGAGGTCGTCGGCACCTGCACCTCGCTCGGTGTCACCATCGAGGGGAACGACCCCCGCGAGTTCAAGAAGCGACTCGACGACGGCGAGTACGACGAACTCTTCACCGAGGAAGCGGCGGCGTAACCTCCGACGCTCCGACCGCGAACGGGCAGTTTTCCGTCCCGAGTTCTCGACCATCGAGCCACAGCTACGGCTACGGCTGTGACCGTGGCCACGACCGAGACGGCGGGTGGCTCCGGCAGTGACCTACGACACCGAATCCCTGTGAGTCGGTGTCACGCCGCGTACCCGACGAAATCGGGTTTTTCGCGCGCCCTTGCTTCGACGGGTTTAAGTCTCGCATCCTCCCACTTCCGGTGAGACAGGCATCGCCTGTTTCACTGACCCGTAGGAGCAGATCCTGCGTACTACGGAGGTGAATAATGGCAGATACGATAGTCGAAGCAGTCTCACGCGCACTGGAGGAGGCACCGGCTCGCAACTTCCGCGAGACGGTCGACCTCGCCATCAATCTGCGCGATTTAGACCTCAACGATCCAGCGAACCGCGTCGACGAGAGCGTCGTCCTCCCAGCCGGGACCGGACAGGACACCCAGATTGTGGTGTTCGCATCCGGCGAGACGGCGCTGCGTGCCGAAGACGTTGCTGACCAGGTTCTCTCGGGGGACGACCTCGAAGACCTCGGCGACGACACTGACGCCGCGAAGGACCTCGCCAACGAAACGGACTTCTTCGTTGCCGAGGCGTCGATGATGCAAGATATCGGTCGATATCTCGGGACCGTCCTCGGGCCGCGCGGCAAGATGCCGACGCCGCTGCAGCCCGACGACGACGTCGTCGAGACCGTCAACCGGATGAAAAACACCGTTCAGCTCCGGTCTCGTGACCGCCGCACGTTCCACACGCGCGTCGGTGCCGAGGACATGACGGCCGACGAAATCGCCGAGAACATCGACGTCATCGTACGTCGACTCGAGGCGAACCTCGAGAAGGGCCCGCTCAACATCGACGGCATCTACGTCAAGACGACGATGGGGCCGTCCGTGGAGGTGCGTGCCTGAGATGAGTTCCGAAGCACGCAAGACCGAAACCATCCCGCAGTGGAAGCAAGAGGAGGTCGACGAGCTCGTCGAGTTCGTCGATTCGTACCAGTCCGTCGGCGTCGTCCGCGTGACGGGTATCCCCTCGAAGCAGCTGCAGAACATGCGTCGCGACCTCCACGGCAAGGCCGCCGTGCGCATGAGCCGGAACACGCTCATGGAGCGTGCGCTCGACGAGGTCGACGACGGCCTCGAAGACCTCAACGAGTACATCGCCGGCGAGGTGGCGCTCATCGGGACGGACGACAACCCGTTCGGCCTGTTCAAGCAGCTCGAGGCGTCGAAGACGCCCGCTCCGATCAACGCTGGCGAGGTCGCCCCCAACGAAATCGTCATCCCCGAGGGTGACACCGGTGTCGACCCGGGTCCGTTCGTGGGTGAACTCCAGCAGGTGGGCGCGTCGGCGCGCATCATGGACGGCTCCATCAAGGTCACCGAGGACTCGACGGTCCTCTCCGAGGGTGAAGTCGTCTCCGCGGAGCTGGCGAACGTCCTCTCCGAGCTCGGCATCGAGCCCAAGGAAGTGGGTCTCGACCTGCGGGCCGTCTTCTCCGAAGGCGTCCTCTTCGAGCCCGAAGAACTCGCCATCGACGTCGACGAGTACCGCGCGGACATCCAGTCCGCCGCCGCCGCTGGTCGGAACCTCTCCGTCAACGCGGTCTACCCGACGGCGCGGACGGCGGGCACGCTGCTCGCGAAGGGTGCCGGCGAGGCCAAATCGGTCGGCCTCTTCGCCGCCATCGAGGACGAG includes:
- a CDS encoding PadR family transcriptional regulator, with the protein product MRWLQSGLRRDICVIVAGLDDPTGQQAKAALERHYDDRVQPKTFHGALEALVSDGFLTRRQDGLADRYALTDAGAERLCAHHEWVASNLGGRHDADARGADSHGSDGKENR
- a CDS encoding 50S ribosomal protein L11, translated to MAGTIEVLVPGGEANPGPPLGPELGPTPVNVQDVVSEINDQTAAFDGMEVPVTVEYDDDGSFTIEVGVPPTAALIKDEAGFDTGSGEPQKEFVADLSVEQVQKIAKQKQSDLLSYDLKNAAKEVVGTCTSLGVTIEGNDPREFKKRLDDGEYDELFTEEAAA
- a CDS encoding 50S ribosomal protein L1 codes for the protein MADTIVEAVSRALEEAPARNFRETVDLAINLRDLDLNDPANRVDESVVLPAGTGQDTQIVVFASGETALRAEDVADQVLSGDDLEDLGDDTDAAKDLANETDFFVAEASMMQDIGRYLGTVLGPRGKMPTPLQPDDDVVETVNRMKNTVQLRSRDRRTFHTRVGAEDMTADEIAENIDVIVRRLEANLEKGPLNIDGIYVKTTMGPSVEVRA
- a CDS encoding 50S ribosomal protein L10: MSSEARKTETIPQWKQEEVDELVEFVDSYQSVGVVRVTGIPSKQLQNMRRDLHGKAAVRMSRNTLMERALDEVDDGLEDLNEYIAGEVALIGTDDNPFGLFKQLEASKTPAPINAGEVAPNEIVIPEGDTGVDPGPFVGELQQVGASARIMDGSIKVTEDSTVLSEGEVVSAELANVLSELGIEPKEVGLDLRAVFSEGVLFEPEELAIDVDEYRADIQSAAAAGRNLSVNAVYPTARTAGTLLAKGAGEAKSVGLFAAIEDEELMPDLVRRADAQLRSLATLIDDEDALPEELRGVAAPAASPDTDESDDEDTDDTDTEADEDADADVDEDDDEDDGADGLGAMFG